A single Phragmites australis chromosome 4, lpPhrAust1.1, whole genome shotgun sequence DNA region contains:
- the LOC133916457 gene encoding serine/arginine-rich splicing factor SR45a-like isoform X1, protein MSYSRGSRYESRSPYRRSSHSWHRSRSRSMDSSDAENPGNNLYVTGLSARVMDRDLEKHFSAEGEVIDASIVLDPWTRESRGFGFVTMATVKEANRCIKYLDRSVLEGRVITVEKQQGRCWLLLCIKLIQHNNQTMPPQPKGCMPCIAKRRRGRTPTPGKYLGSKSSRGRRYSPSYSPDRRDRYSSRYSPDRERSYSPYGRDRSYSPYDRRRSYSPYDRRRSYSPYDRRRSYSPYDRRRSYSPYYTRRYRSRSPYRYRRRRSHSYDRSVSPYYSRRRYRSVSRSPSASPRARGQSYSRSLSPQKSCSCSRSPESERSTSYSPKKGYTEREPSRSRSSGRRRRSRESYSHSRSSYSRSVSRER, encoded by the exons ATGTCGTACTCAAGAGGATCAAG GTACGAATCTCGCTCACCTTACAGGCGAAGCAGCCATTCATGGCATAGGAGTCGTTCTAG GAGCATGGACTCGAGCGATGCTGAAAACCCTGGGAACAACCTGTACGTGACTGGCTTATCAGCTCGTGTTATGGATCGAGATCTGGAGAAGCACTTTTCTGCTGAGGGAGAG GTGATTGATGCAAGCATTGTGCTTGATCCTTGGACGAGGGAATCTCGAGGATTTGGTTTTGTTACCATGGCTACAGTTAAGGAGGCAAATCGCTGCATTAAATATCTGGACCGTTCTGTCTTGGAAGGTCGTGTCATAACTGTCGAGAAG CAACAGGGTAGATGTTGGTTGCTGCTCTGCATCAAACTCATACAACATAACAACCAAACCATGCCACCTCAACCAAAGGGTTGTATGCCCTGCATC GCAAAGAGAAGACGAGGTCGAACCCCAACACCTGGGAAGTATCTTGGCTCAAAATCATCACGTG GACGGAGGTATTCCCCAAGCTACTCACCTGATCGGAGGGACCGTTACAGTTCACGCTACTCACCTGATCGTGAAAGGTCTTATTCTCCTTATGGTAGAGACCGATCATACTCTCCGTATGACAGGCGGCGGTCATACTCCCCCTACGACAGAAGGCGATCATACTCCCCTTATGACAGGCGCAGATCCTACTCGCCCTATGATAGGCGTCGATCATACTCTCCTTACTACACCAGGCGGTACCGTTCAAGGTCTCCATACCGCTACAGAAGACGGAGGTCACATTCCTATGACCGATCTGTTTCTCCATACTACAGCAGGCGCCGATATCGTTCTGTCTCCAGATCACCCAGTGCTTCTCCAAGGGCCAGAGGGCAGAGCTATTCCCGCAGTTTATCACCACAGAAAAGCTGTTCTTGCAGCCGCTCCCCAGAGTCAGAAAGATCAACGAGTTATTCTCCGAAGAAAGGGTATACTGAAAGGGAACCGTCGCGCAGCAGGTCTTCAGGCAGGAGGCGTCGTTCAAGGGAAAGCTACTCTCACAGCCGCAGTTCGTACTCTAGGTCTGTCTCTAGGGAGCGCTGA
- the LOC133916457 gene encoding serine/arginine-rich splicing factor SR45a-like isoform X2 — translation MSYSRGSRYESRSPYRRSSHSWHRSRSRSMDSSDAENPGNNLYVTGLSARVMDRDLEKHFSAEGEVIDASIVLDPWTRESRGFGFVTMATVKEANRCIKYLDRSVLEGRVITVEKAKRRRGRTPTPGKYLGSKSSRGRRYSPSYSPDRRDRYSSRYSPDRERSYSPYGRDRSYSPYDRRRSYSPYDRRRSYSPYDRRRSYSPYDRRRSYSPYYTRRYRSRSPYRYRRRRSHSYDRSVSPYYSRRRYRSVSRSPSASPRARGQSYSRSLSPQKSCSCSRSPESERSTSYSPKKGYTEREPSRSRSSGRRRRSRESYSHSRSSYSRSVSRER, via the exons ATGTCGTACTCAAGAGGATCAAG GTACGAATCTCGCTCACCTTACAGGCGAAGCAGCCATTCATGGCATAGGAGTCGTTCTAG GAGCATGGACTCGAGCGATGCTGAAAACCCTGGGAACAACCTGTACGTGACTGGCTTATCAGCTCGTGTTATGGATCGAGATCTGGAGAAGCACTTTTCTGCTGAGGGAGAG GTGATTGATGCAAGCATTGTGCTTGATCCTTGGACGAGGGAATCTCGAGGATTTGGTTTTGTTACCATGGCTACAGTTAAGGAGGCAAATCGCTGCATTAAATATCTGGACCGTTCTGTCTTGGAAGGTCGTGTCATAACTGTCGAGAAG GCAAAGAGAAGACGAGGTCGAACCCCAACACCTGGGAAGTATCTTGGCTCAAAATCATCACGTG GACGGAGGTATTCCCCAAGCTACTCACCTGATCGGAGGGACCGTTACAGTTCACGCTACTCACCTGATCGTGAAAGGTCTTATTCTCCTTATGGTAGAGACCGATCATACTCTCCGTATGACAGGCGGCGGTCATACTCCCCCTACGACAGAAGGCGATCATACTCCCCTTATGACAGGCGCAGATCCTACTCGCCCTATGATAGGCGTCGATCATACTCTCCTTACTACACCAGGCGGTACCGTTCAAGGTCTCCATACCGCTACAGAAGACGGAGGTCACATTCCTATGACCGATCTGTTTCTCCATACTACAGCAGGCGCCGATATCGTTCTGTCTCCAGATCACCCAGTGCTTCTCCAAGGGCCAGAGGGCAGAGCTATTCCCGCAGTTTATCACCACAGAAAAGCTGTTCTTGCAGCCGCTCCCCAGAGTCAGAAAGATCAACGAGTTATTCTCCGAAGAAAGGGTATACTGAAAGGGAACCGTCGCGCAGCAGGTCTTCAGGCAGGAGGCGTCGTTCAAGGGAAAGCTACTCTCACAGCCGCAGTTCGTACTCTAGGTCTGTCTCTAGGGAGCGCTGA